A stretch of Desulfitobacterium dichloroeliminans LMG P-21439 DNA encodes these proteins:
- a CDS encoding rhodanese-like domain-containing protein, which translates to MKKRISFGVLLGVLLLALSMAGCSGTVQTQDITATSVNPTVDQELPMVDQFESVRQIVDDYLAHGEIGAMTPEELYEIIEQKNADYFLVDIRANQDFVNSNIKGSVCVPYAQTSNPERLESLPKDKNIVVIDYNGHQAAQTAATWSQLGFKAVPLLYGIQSWTQEDSPRGYEAFPVQPLKYPLVTGSEVISPANDTVPEIKYPEKRTDEYITETTRVYLDRNYKGVVTAEDLASEIQQGSGSTYLVDIREPQHYQLGHIEGSVNIPLADLASSDKVKTLPLDRRIVLIGYDGMDASLGARSLVTLGYDSVALKYGMSYWSEDEQITGVAPVGNLVKDYYELIPLNYVQPSAGAAGCG; encoded by the coding sequence ATGAAAAAGCGGATTTCATTTGGAGTGTTGTTGGGAGTGTTATTGCTTGCGCTAAGCATGGCTGGATGCTCTGGTACAGTTCAAACTCAAGATATTACAGCAACAAGCGTTAACCCGACGGTTGATCAAGAATTACCGATGGTCGACCAGTTTGAATCCGTCAGACAGATTGTGGATGATTATCTCGCCCATGGGGAAATCGGTGCCATGACACCTGAGGAGCTTTATGAGATTATTGAGCAAAAAAATGCGGATTACTTCTTAGTCGATATCCGTGCTAATCAAGATTTTGTCAACAGTAATATTAAGGGATCTGTATGTGTTCCTTATGCCCAGACGTCTAATCCTGAACGCTTAGAAAGTCTGCCCAAAGACAAAAACATCGTAGTAATCGATTACAATGGGCATCAGGCTGCCCAAACTGCCGCTACATGGAGTCAGCTAGGGTTCAAGGCAGTACCGTTGCTCTATGGCATTCAAAGCTGGACCCAAGAAGATTCACCGAGGGGATATGAGGCTTTTCCCGTTCAACCTTTGAAATATCCTCTAGTTACGGGATCAGAAGTCATTAGCCCAGCGAATGATACTGTGCCGGAGATTAAATATCCGGAGAAAAGAACGGATGAGTATATCACTGAAACTACCCGTGTGTATTTAGATCGCAATTATAAAGGGGTAGTTACAGCCGAAGACCTGGCTAGTGAAATCCAACAAGGATCAGGATCGACCTACTTGGTTGATATTCGGGAACCTCAGCATTATCAACTGGGACACATTGAAGGATCGGTTAATATTCCCCTTGCGGATTTGGCCAGTTCCGACAAAGTGAAGACACTTCCCTTAGACCGTCGCATTGTTTTGATTGGTTATGATGGCATGGACGCAAGTTTGGGAGCTCGCAGCTTAGTGACCTTGGGTTATGATAGCGTAGCTCTGAAATACGGGATGAGTTATTGGAGTGAAGATGAACAAATCACAGGGGTTGCACCGGTAGGCAACCTAGTTAAAGATTACTATGAATTAATACCGCTGAACTATGTACAGCCAAGTGCGGGTGCTGCGGGTTGTGGTTGA